Below is a window of Yimella sp. cx-51 DNA.
TGACGAAGGTGGCACCGTCTGCGTCCTCGGTGACGATGTCGATACGCCGGCCGCCGGTCGTCCATACCTCCGCCCGACCGACCTGAGCGAGGGGCACTCCCACTGCCTCACCGAGCTGGTCGAGACGCTCGGCGAGCAGCGGCGTGAAATCGGAAGCCTCACCCTTCCACGCGGCGGTGAGCCTCCCGAACTCGATTCGTCCCATTGCGCTCATGTGCTGCCTCCCTGTCGGCGGTCATCCTGACACTATGTGCACGGCAAGCGACGTTTCCGGAACTCGATCAGAACCGTTGTAAGCCAACTACGTCGGTTTCATGTCGAGCGCGACACTTCGGCTGGTTGATGCCGGGGCTGCTGCACGGATAGGTGACAGGTTCGGTCACGCCGCCTGTGTGGCGGGTGTGGTCATGATGGTCTCGAATTCGATGGGGGTCAATCGGCCGAGTCGTTCCTGACGCCGGCGGCGGTGGTAGGTGCGTTCGGTCCAGGCCACGATCGCCGTCCGCAACTGCTCACGGGTGTCCCAGGCATGCCGGTTGAGCACGTTCTTTTGCAGCAGCGCGAAGAAGGATTCCATCGCGGCGTTGTCGCCAGCAGCTCCGACCCCGCCCATCGACCCGAGCAGGTCGTGGCTTCGCAGCGCCCGGACGTATTTCCGGGCGCGGAATTGAGAGCCGCGGTCGCTGTGCACGATGCACCCGGCCACGGGCATGCCCTCAGCACGGCGTAGCGCGACTGCTGAATTCAACGCCGCCACAGCCAGTGTCGACCGCATCCGCTCACTCAGGGAATACCCCACGATCCGACCCGAGTACACGTCTTTCACCGCGCACAGGTACAGCTTTCCCTCACCGGTGCGGTGCTCGGTGATATCGGTCAGCCACACCTGATTCGGTGCCGTCGCGGTGAACTCGTGCCGCACCACACCCTGCTGGTCGGTGACGGCGAGCAGATCGTCATGGACCGGTGGGCCCGGTCGCTTACCGTGCCGGCCAGGACGTTTACCGAAGGCGGACCACCACTGCTTGGACGAGCAGATCCGCCACGCGGTCCGGGGCACCATCCGGTACCCGTGATCAGCGGCCTCGTCAGCTAGGAAGCGGTACCCGAACCCCGGATCATCAGCATGCGCATCGAACAGTGCGTTCGCGCGATGGGCTTGCACCCATTCCGCCTCAGTCACGGGCTGGTCGAGCCACCGGTAGTACGCCTGACGACAGAGCTTGAGCACCCGACACGCCACCGTAACCGGGATCCGGTCACGGTGCAGCTCGCTCACGAGCGGGTAGAGCCTTTTCCCGGCAGGTGCGCCTGCGACAGGTACGCCGCCGCGCGGCGCACCACCTCATTCTCCTGTTCCAGCAACCGGTTACGGCGCCGTAGATCACACAGCTCGGCCGAGTCAGAGCGGGTCATGCCAGGCTGGGCGCCTTCGTCGATCTCGGCTTGTTTCATCCAGTTCGACAACGTCATCTCATGGATGCCGAAGTCCTTGGCGATCTGAGCCAACGTCACACCAGATTCGCGGGCACGAGCCACCCTGACAACGTCGTCACGGAACTCTCGAGGATACGGAGCAGGCACAGCAACATCCCTCCAGGCCACCCACCCGGGCAAGCCAGATCAGTTGTCACCTATCCGTGCAGCAGTCCCGACTCTCTATTCGAGTCCGCGCGGACCGCCCCAAGATCCCTTGGGACGGTCCGCGCATAAAGGACCTACTCGCGCCTTCTTATGCGATGAAATGCGCCCAAGCCAGGCTGAGTCGCGGACAATAACTGTCAGCCCCATCCCCAAAAGTAGGTAAAGGCACCATAGCGGTATGTCATCGCGCCTTGATTGGAGGTGTAGACGTAGGACATAGCCTTCTGGCCTTTAGCTACTTTGAAATACGGTGAGTAGCAGTGCAGTGGGCTGCCGGTGTATGTGTAACCCATCGGGGTGCAGGTCTTCCGAACCCCCGAGGTACCCGAGGCCGCTCCTAGGGACGTCAGCTGTAGGAATCCTCCTCGATAAGTCGTGGGACAGTAGGCGACTGCGTGGGTGCGATACGTGTTTACACCGACTCGTTCAACTGAAGTCGTGTAGGTACACGAGCCGATGGTTTG
It encodes the following:
- a CDS encoding IS3 family transposase (programmed frameshift) codes for the protein MPAPYPREFRDDVVRVARARESGVTLAQIAKDFGIHEMTLSNWMKQAEIDEGAQPGMTRSDSAELCDLRRRNRLLEQENEVVRRAAAYLSQAHLPKRLYPLVSELHRDRIPVTVACRVLKLCRQAYYRWLDQPVTEAEWVQAHRANALFDAHADDPGFGYRFLADEAADHGYRMVPRTAWRICSSKQWWSAFGKRPGRHGKRPGPPVHDDLLAVTDQQGVVRHEFTATAPNQVWLTDITEHRTGEGKLYLCAVKDVYSGRIVGYSLSERMRSTLAVAALNSAVALRRAEGMPVAGCIVHSDRGSQFRARKYVRALRSHDLLGSMGGVGAAGDNAAMESFFALLQKNVLNRHAWDTREQLRTAIVAWTERTYHRRRRQERLGRLTPIEFETIMTTPATQAA